From Myxococcales bacterium, the proteins below share one genomic window:
- a CDS encoding DUF2786 domain-containing protein: MSHLSAALEAALLRELVESHRVLNGTLFRDTLRTPTFVLVVSETRLGRWVPERCTIEIARNLIVVEPWGIVIEVLKHEMAHQYMTERRPDAVEEAHGPVFRALCERLGIDGRPSGKPEVSGEDEKDRVGEKIARLLALAESPNVHEAEAAMLAAQRLLVRHNVDLSKTRAARGHTFRHLGRPSGRVTEAERVLSLVLAKHFFVECIWVPVYRPLEGKRGSVLEVCGTRENLEIAEYIHAYLTHTAERLWVAHKQKNRIPGDADRRRFLAGVMHGMLDKLSHEADAQEEAGLVWVKDADLHTYYRRRHPYVRHVRSAGERRTRAYTEGHEAGRGIEIRRGMKGDTTGGPRLLPAKR; this comes from the coding sequence GTGAGCCATCTCTCCGCTGCCCTCGAGGCCGCGCTCCTCCGTGAGCTCGTCGAGAGCCACCGGGTCCTCAACGGGACGCTCTTCCGCGACACCCTCCGCACGCCCACCTTCGTGCTCGTCGTCTCGGAGACCCGCCTCGGCCGCTGGGTGCCCGAGCGATGCACGATCGAGATCGCGCGGAATCTCATCGTCGTCGAGCCCTGGGGCATCGTCATCGAGGTGCTGAAGCACGAGATGGCCCACCAGTACATGACCGAGCGTCGCCCCGACGCCGTCGAGGAGGCCCACGGGCCCGTCTTCCGCGCCCTATGCGAGCGCCTCGGGATCGACGGCCGCCCGTCCGGAAAACCCGAGGTCTCCGGGGAGGACGAGAAAGACCGCGTGGGCGAGAAGATCGCGCGCCTCTTGGCCCTCGCCGAGAGCCCGAACGTGCACGAAGCGGAGGCCGCTATGCTCGCCGCCCAGCGCCTCCTCGTTCGCCACAACGTCGACCTCTCCAAGACACGCGCCGCGCGCGGGCACACGTTCCGGCACCTCGGGCGCCCCTCGGGCCGCGTCACCGAGGCCGAGCGTGTCCTCTCGCTCGTGCTCGCGAAGCACTTCTTCGTCGAGTGCATTTGGGTCCCCGTCTACAGGCCGCTCGAAGGCAAACGCGGGAGCGTGCTCGAAGTGTGCGGCACGCGCGAGAACCTCGAGATCGCTGAGTACATCCACGCCTACCTCACCCACACGGCCGAGCGCCTCTGGGTGGCCCACAAGCAGAAGAACCGCATCCCCGGGGACGCCGACCGCCGCCGGTTCCTCGCGGGCGTGATGCACGGCATGCTCGACAAGCTCTCCCACGAGGCCGACGCTCAGGAGGAAGCGGGCCTCGTGTGGGTGAAGGACGCGGACCTTCACACGTACTACCGCCGGCGCCACCCGTACGTCCGCCATGTCCGGTCGGCCGGCGAGCGCCGCACGCGGGCGTACACCGAGGGCCACGAGGCCGGGCGAGGCATCGAGATTCGCCGTGGGATGAAGGGCGACACGACCGGGGGCCCCCGCCTGCTCCCCGCCAAACGATGA
- a CDS encoding tryptophan 7-halogenase codes for MLPFPESVDVLVVGAGPAGAVAASILARKGFQVLVVERLAFPRHVIGESLLPRCLDLLGEAGLLGAVERRGYEVKHGATFVRAGKTQRFAFRDNLPGDAAYAYQVPRDDFDQTLATAAFASGADVRFGAGVRSVTTREEGSATMADVVLFDEHTEREVNVSARFVLDASGPARVLAKAFGLEEPSDILARTAMYTHVEGDRRPSDDTAGDIFITIHPAGAWLWIIPFSNGRTSVGVVAEPHLFEGRGSPAERFWELVRGEPAAAERLGRARQALPIQVLRGWSTRTRRLSGKGYAIAGNAGDFLDPVFSSGVMFALESGSLAAHLAARELASEPVDWEVEYEGVLKQAVDVFRVFVKAWYTGELPDLFFFDKKPMTAIRHITSILGGNVRNRNNPFVSNDARGELDRMLAAVRHEEARAAKGRTREHETTKAT; via the coding sequence ATGCTTCCGTTCCCCGAGAGTGTGGACGTGCTCGTCGTCGGTGCGGGCCCAGCGGGCGCCGTCGCAGCCTCGATCCTCGCGCGCAAAGGCTTTCAGGTCTTGGTCGTCGAGCGCCTCGCGTTCCCGCGCCACGTCATCGGGGAGTCCCTCCTGCCGCGCTGCCTCGATCTGCTCGGCGAGGCGGGGCTCTTGGGCGCCGTCGAGCGCCGCGGCTACGAGGTCAAACACGGCGCGACGTTCGTCCGTGCGGGCAAGACCCAGCGCTTCGCCTTCCGCGACAACCTGCCCGGCGACGCGGCGTATGCGTATCAAGTCCCTCGGGACGACTTCGATCAAACGCTCGCGACGGCCGCGTTCGCTTCCGGTGCGGACGTCCGCTTCGGCGCCGGCGTTCGATCGGTGACGACGCGCGAGGAGGGGAGCGCGACCATGGCGGACGTCGTGCTGTTCGACGAGCACACCGAACGCGAGGTGAACGTCTCCGCGCGCTTCGTGCTCGACGCGAGCGGCCCCGCGCGTGTCCTCGCGAAGGCGTTCGGGCTCGAGGAGCCCTCGGACATCCTTGCGCGGACGGCCATGTACACCCACGTCGAAGGCGATCGACGTCCGAGCGACGACACCGCGGGAGACATCTTCATCACCATCCACCCGGCCGGCGCGTGGCTCTGGATCATCCCGTTTTCGAACGGGCGCACGAGCGTCGGCGTCGTGGCCGAGCCGCACCTCTTCGAGGGCAGGGGAAGCCCCGCCGAGCGGTTCTGGGAGCTCGTGCGAGGGGAGCCCGCGGCGGCCGAGAGGCTCGGTCGAGCCCGGCAGGCGCTCCCCATCCAGGTGCTCCGCGGTTGGAGCACCCGGACGCGGCGACTTTCGGGGAAGGGCTACGCGATCGCGGGAAATGCCGGTGATTTCCTCGATCCGGTCTTCTCGAGCGGCGTGATGTTCGCGCTCGAGTCGGGGAGCCTCGCCGCCCACTTGGCGGCCCGAGAGCTCGCCTCGGAGCCCGTCGACTGGGAGGTCGAGTACGAGGGGGTCCTAAAACAAGCGGTTGACGTATTTCGTGTCTTCGTCAAGGCCTGGTACACGGGCGAGCTCCCCGACCTCTTCTTCTTCGACAAAAAGCCCATGACGGCCATTCGCCACATCACGTCGATCCTCGGCGGGAACGTGCGAAACCGGAACAACCCGTTCGTGTCGAACGACGCGAGGGGCGAGCTCGATCGCATGCTCGCGGCCGTTCGTCACGAGGAGGCTCGTGCGGCGAAGGGGCGCACACGAGAGCACGAAACGACGAAGGCCACCTGA